The window ggtaaggtcgAGGGTAAGGTAGCGGAGGTAAGGGGAGATTAATAAGGCAAgggtaaggtagggaaaggtaaggaaaagtagggaaggatggaggattaagcaaaggaaaggtaaagaaaggtgagggaagaaagggaagcagggtagattaggcaagggaaaggaaggtaaattagcgtaaaggggaagggacgataaggcaaggtaagggaagaaagggaagcagggtagattaggcaagggaaaggaaggtaaattagggtaaaggggaagggaaggcaaggcaaggtaagggaaggtgagggaagaaagggaagctgggTAGATTaggcaagggaaaaggaaaggaaggttagttaaggtagggggaagggaaggcaagggatgggaaaggaaggtaagataaggtaaggtaggggagtaaggaaggaaagacaagggaaaggtaaggaaaggtaaagaaatgcaaggataggtagggaaaggcaaggaaaggtaaggaaaggtaaggcaaggtagggaCGCTCAGAGAAGACTCGGTGAATTATTGTCGATGTTGAAGTGGAGTGGAAGATTTTTTTGCGGCGAAGTTACGACAGGTTTTGGAGGTGACAAGGACGAGAGTTATGGCGCTGGTGAACTCTGCCcctcgacaccaccaccaccaccaccaacaacaacaacaacaaaaacattccctctctctcctcttccctcgcttGTCAATGGTATTATAaaaactgttgttgttgttgttcttcttgacTTGGGTAGCAATTCACAAGGTCAATATGGGTCAAAATAGGCAAAATATCATTAAGTTTCGCTTGCATGTGATTGGTGGTTACTGGGttggttaaatctcattggtggatgctggaaaaggttaaatctcattggtggatgctgggaaaggttaaatctcactggtggatgctggaaaaggttaaatctcattggtggatgctgggaaaggttaaatctcattggtggatgctggaaaaggttaaatctcactggtggatgctgggaaaggttaaatctcactggtggatgctgggaaaggttaaatctcactggtggatgctggaaaaggttaaatctcattggtggatgctgggaaaggttaaatctcactggtggatgctggaaaaggttaaatctcattggtggatgctgggaaaggttaaatctcactggtggatgctggaaaaggttaaatctcactggtggatgctggaaaaggttaaatctcattggtggatgctgggaaaggttaaatctcactgatggatgctgggaaaggttaaatctcactggtggatgctggaaaaggttaaatctcattggtggatactgagaaaggttaaatctcattggtggatactgagaaaggttaaatctcattggtggatgctgggaaaggttaaatctcattggtggatgctgggaaaggttaaatctcactggtggatgctggaaaaggttaaatctcattggtggatactgagaaaggttaaatctcactgatggatgctgggaaaggttaaatctcactggtggatgctggaaaaggttaaatctcattggtggatgctgggaaaggttaaatctcattggtggatactgggaaaggttaaatctcattggtggatgctgggaaaggttaaatctcattgatggatgctgagaaaggttaaatctcactggtggatgctgggaaaggttaaatctcattggtggatactgagaaaggttaaatctcattggtggatgctgggaaaggttaaatctcactggtggatgctgggaaaggttaaatctcactggtggatgctgggaaaggttaaatctcactggtggatgctgggaaaggttaaatctcactggtggatgctgggaaaggttaaatctcactggtggatgctgagaaaggttaaatctcattgatggatgctgggaaaggttaaatctcactgatggatgctgggaaaggttaaatctcactggtggatgctgggacaggttaaatctcattggtggatgctgctgagaaaggttaaatctcattggtggatgctgggaaaggttaaatctcactggtggatgctgggaaaggttaaatctcattggtggatgctgggaaaggttaaatctcactagTGGATGCTGGGATAGGTTAAATCTCATTGATGAATGCTGGGacaggttaaatcttattggtggatgctgggaaaggttaaatctcattggtgaaTGCTTGGAaacgttaaatctcattggtggatgctgggacaggttaaatctcattggtggatgctgggaaaggttaaatctcattggtgaatgctgggaaaggttaaatctcactggtggatacTGGGTGAGGTCAAATCTCATTGCTGGATGCTGGGAAgagttaaatctcattggtggatgctgagaaACGTTGGATTTCATTGgtagatgctgggaaaggtttaaaTCTCACTGGCGGATGGTGGGAAAGATTAAATTTCACTAGTGGGTGCTGGGGAAGGTTGTATCTTATTGGCGGGAGCTGGGAAATGTTAAATCTCTTTGGCGGATGCTGaaaaaggttaaatcttattgttggatgctgggaaaggttaaatctcactggtggatgctgggaaaggttaaatctcattggtggatgctggggaaggttaaatctcactggtggatgctgggaaaggttaaatctcactggtggatgctgggatagGTTAAATCTCATTGATGAATGCTGGGacaggttaaatcttattggtggatgctgggaaaggttaaatctcattggtgaatgcttggaaaggttaaatctcattggtggatgctgggacaggttaaatctcattggtggatgctgggaaagtttcaatctcactggtggatactgggaaaggttaaatctcattggtggatgctgctgagaaaggttaaatctcattggtggatgctgggaaaggttaaatctcactggtggatgctgggaaaggttaaatctcattggtggatgctggggaaggttaaatctcactggtggatgctgggaaaggttaaatctcactggtggatgctgggatagGTTAAATCTCATTGATGAATGCTGGGacaggttaaatcttattggtggatgctgggaaaggttaaatctcattggtgaaTGCTTGGAatggttaaatctcattggtggatgctgggacaggttaaatctcattggtggatgctgggaaaggttaaatctcattggtggatacTGGGAAAGGATAACTTCATTGGTGGATGATGGGAAAGgataaatcttattggtggatgctaggACAGGTTAACTCTTATTAGTGGTTACCTGGACGAGGCAAATTTGccaagataatgaaagaaaagtatCGACAGGGAGTCAAGACCCTTCAGTTGCTTGCTTGTTGCTTTGTTTAGATGAGAACAAAGATTCCTGCGCGGGACTTATAAATTCTTTCCAATTAGTGTTGCCGGCAGTGATTGTGTTGACCCGCTTCTTGGTTATTGGCTCTTAAATATGCTTGCTTTCCATCTCCCTgacgaagcgtgtgtgtgtgtgtgtgtgtgtgtgtgtgtgtgtgtgtgtgtgtgtgtgtgtgtgtgtgttttacctgttTGTATTTTCCCAGTATTGAATCAAGCTCGTATTGTCCCGAATTTTACCTCATTCCGTCTCACAATTCCTTAAAAATTGTTGGcgtgtgtttatgcgtgtgtttatgtgcgtgtgcgtgtatgtgcgtatgtgtgtgtgtgtgtgtgtgtgtgtgcgtgtgggtccgtgtgcgtgtgcgtccgtgtgcatgtgtgtgcgtgtgtgtacgtgactGTCGCTTGCATATTGTATTTCCAGCGTTATCGTGAtgcgagggaagggggaggaaggagagtcaaTAATGGCTTGCGAGAGACTTGTAAGCGGAGACGAGAGATACATTGTGAGGGCTTGCtgaatctggaggaggaggaggaggagaaggaggacggggaTGAAAAGGAGGCGAAGTCGaagtcggaggaggagaaagtaaaggataACAAGAAATAGTAAAGATAGCAAAAATAAGGACGCACAACACAGCTATAAATGATGCAGGGGGaataaagaaagtggaggaggaggaggaggaggaggaagaagaagaaagaaaagcataacaataaaaagtaaaaataaggaggaaaagaaggcataAAAGATATAAATagaggggaatgaagaaaagcggaggaggaagaagaaaagaaagaaaagcatagcaataaaaaagtaaaaaataacaagaaaaagaagacaagtaaCACAACAGATGTGGGGATTAATAAAAGTggtagatacaaataaaaataatgtgtgtggcggagaggagagaaaaaaaaagtcacccgTACCTGCGTAGAGTTTAAAAGGCGTTCTGTGGAGTTTACCGTGGGCGTGACATCTGGTGGCGGTCACGCGTACCACCGCCCGCCTACGTATGTTAAGACTTTCCGCACAATGGTCGCTTGCATGAGTCTCCCACACAGTCCTTTTCTGGTCAAGGCATTCCACGAAAGTCCGCATAGATGTGTAAAGCCGAAAATAACGAGAAATAACTGCGGATACGTATAAAACTTGACAAACACGTGAAAAGTAAATATAGACAATGTAAAGAGAGCTTCTAGCCTTGACTATAGATGCGTATAATGAAAGCCAAACGAGTAATAACTATTGGCAAAGGAAATAGGACTAATAAGCTTGACTGGAGATAAGTATAAGTCGTGATAAACGAGTGATGACTGTAGATAAACGGCAACAAATGAGTGATGACAGTAGATAAACCACGTCTAACGAGTGATGACTAGATAAACCGCGACAAACGAATGATAACTGTAAATAAACCGCGTAAAACGAGTAATAACTGCAAACTGGCTACGTATAAACTGCGAAAAACAAATGATAACTGTAAATAAACGGCGAAAAACGAATGATGACTATAGATAAACCCTGACAAACAAGCGACAACCCAAAACCTCAAGCAACAAGACCATAAGCAACACTCACTGTACAGCTCGAGGTGGAGGGAGGCACGCAGCGGGTCGGTGATGTTGTTGTTCGACGCGCGGCACGTGATATTGGCGCGGGCGTACTCTCGCGTGAGCTCGGGGATGGTGAGTACCGTCCGCACGTAccgcacgcccacgcccacgcccacggtcAGCACCTGGTCGTCGCCCTCCTCGTGGGACGCCAGCAACGTGCCGTCCTCGCCCACCGTCAGACTGCGGTTGGACAGGAGTTTGTTCCCTTTCCACCAGGTGACCTCTGGCGGCGGGCGACCTGGGGGAAGAATGAGATAGATAAATTACTTGATACATAGATGCACACAGCTATACAGACCTTCATCAGCCTCAGATATAGAAAACGAAGGTATCTGTTGCTTCTGTCTATAAATACCTTCCTAGATTTTGAGGCGGACAAGcaatagaaaagaataagaatacaAAACAATGAAGAAGATTGTCTGACCGGAGGAAAATGCAgataaagtaaaggtaaagtttggggcatacatTTTAGgtgcgtgtggcctcggtgctcaactCCGTCACATCAGAAAGCGAGATGATATATTAAAGAGGTTCGTGCACAGACTGACATTAAATGATATCTACAAACAGGTTAATACACAAGTGATCATTAAGAGAAATTACAGAACAGCCTTTTCCTTATCCACAGTGACCGGAAGGATTGGGAAAGCAGGACATTACAGATGAAAACCAAGAGTATATATTGACGTGAAATGATACAAAAAAAGGTTAATCTATAGATGTATATTAAGAAGAATTACAAAACAGCCTATTCCCGTTCCATAAAGCGACCGGAAGGATTGAAAAAGCAGGACAATACAGATGAAAAGGTGAGAACGTATTGACCTGGAATGACACAAAAATAGGTTAATCTATAAGTGAATATTAAGAGAAATTACAGAACAGCCTTTTCCCTTTCCAAACAGTGACCGGAAGGATTGAAAAAGTAGGACAATGCTGATGAAAAGGTGAGTACATACTGACCTGGAATGACACAAAAATAGGTTAAGCTATAGATGAAAACTGAGAGGagtataaaataaagaaaggagaacctagataaacaagataaaaaaagaaggttgGAGATAAGAATAATTACATAATCGCATATATTTCGgaattcctctcttcttatcctttcgCAAGACAAACCTT of the Eriocheir sinensis breed Jianghai 21 chromosome 24, ASM2467909v1, whole genome shotgun sequence genome contains:
- the LOC127002666 gene encoding uncharacterized protein LOC127002666, with protein sequence MLEKVKSHWWMLGKVKSHWWMLEKVKSHWWMLGKVKSHWWMLEKVKSHWWMLGKVKSHWWMLGKVKSHWWMLEKVKSHWWMLGKVKSHWWMLEKVKSHWWMLGKVKSHWWMLGKVKSHWWMLGKVKSHWWMLGKVKSHWWILGKVKSHWWMLGKVKSHWWMLGKVKSHWWMLGKVKSHWWMLGKVKSHWWMLGKVKSHWWMLGKVKSHWWMLGKVKSHWWMLGKVKSHWWMLGKVKSHWWMLGKVKSHWWMLGKVKSHWWMLGKVKSHWWMLGKVKSHWWMLGKVKSHWWMLGKVKSHWWMLG